The sequence CAGCCACCACGGCGAATACCAGTTCGGCTCGCCCGCGCTGCCGCGGACCCCGGAGGCCATCGCCCTGCACCACATCGACAACCTCGACGCCAAGCTGGAGATGATGGCGGACGTTTACGCGAACTCGAACGAGCTGGCTGAAGGGATCTACGAGAAGCAGTTCCCGCTGCCCGCGAACCTGGTCGAACCGCTGCCTTCCTTCGAGCCCCTGCCTGCCGTGGCCGCCGCACCACCGCGGGGCGAGCTGTTCTGAGCCATGGAGCAATCGCCCGCCATCCTGATCCGGCTGACCAAGCTCACCGACACGAGCTTGATCGTCCATTGGCTCACGGAGGAGGCGGGGGTTGTCAAAACGGTGGCCCGGGGTGCCAAACGCCCCGGCGGCCCCTTCACCGGGAAGCTCGATTTGTTTTTCGGGGGCGAAATCGCGTGGGAACCCGCCAAGCGGGGCGAGCTTCACCTCCTCAAGGAAATCGCGATCTCCGCCTGGCGGACCGGCCTGCGGAAAAGCTACGCCGCCACCCTGCTGGCTGGCTATTGCTGCCGCCTGATCGAGCAGGGGGTGGAGCCGGGGCATCCGGAACCGGAACTATTCGACCTGCTGAGGCGGGCGCTGGACCACATCGACGAAAAGGGGGCCAGCGAGCGGGCGATGCGCCATTTCGAACGGGAATTGGCCCGATTGTTCGGAGTTTCGAACGATCAGCGGGCACCGGATGCAGCTTTGAGGGATGCCATCGGAGATTTACCTTCCATTCGGCGGGATTTGATCGAACGGTTAGCCGGTTTCGGGGATTTTGGCTCGTCAGGAGCCCCCTCCGGTGTTAACGATGTATAGACCTTATGAATTCGCCAACCGCGACCCTGATTGGAATTCTCCGTGAGCGCGTGGACGCCCTGCGCCAAGGCGGGGACTTGGACGAAGCGCTCCACGCCGCCAACGCCGCCGTGGAACGCGCTCAGTATGAACTGAGTAGCGATTTTGACAGCATCGACAATTTTGCCACCTGCCTGGAGATCCGGGCGGAAATCCTCCGCGAACTCGGCCGCTACGAGCCCGCCCGCGACGATTACCGCCAGGCGATCGACCAGCTCGACAGCCGTCTCGACCGCCTCGACCAGATCGGCCGCCTCTACGCCGGTCTCGGGGCCGTGTACGACGCGCTCGGAGATGAGATGAAGGCTTTCAGCACGTGGGAAAAGGCCATCGATTGTTTCGAAAAGCACGATCCGCCGCTCCTCCTCGATGTCGCCTCGCTGGCGAACAACCTCGGGGTGATCAAGAAGGCCGCAGGCAACCACGATGCCGCGGAGTCCTATTTCCTGCGCGCGCTGGAGATCCTCCACGCCCATGTGGGATCCACCAACGAGGAAACCGCCGCCGTTTCGAACAATCTCGGCGCGCTTTACCTCTCCGCTGGCTTCACCGAGCAGGCCCGCGAGATGCACATGATGGCATTGGAAGCCCGCCGCCAGCTCTTCGGCGAATACCACCCGGACACCGCCCAGTCCCACAATAACCTCGCGCTGGCCCTGCTCCAGACCGGCGACCGGGCGTGGGCGAAGCGGCATTTCGAGAAGGCGCTGGCCGCCTTCGAGGCACTCGGCGTCCAGTATGCCGACGACCTTGAGGCCGTGTCCTCGAACTACTGCGACTTCCTCCGCGAGGACGGCGAAGCCGGTCTGGCCGAGGTGATCGACCAGCGCGTGCAGGCCTCGCTCGGCCGCGTGTAAGCGTTTGATTTTCAGAAAGGCCGCGTTCCCCACCGGAGCGCGGCCTTTTTGCGTCGGTCAGCGCTTCTTTTTCGGCAGCGAGGCGACGACCAGATCGTAGGAGTGGTCGATGAGCTCCCGCACCAGCTTCGGCGGGAGGGCACCATTGAGAATCACCGTGTTCCAGTGGCGTTTGTTCATGTGGTAGCCGGGGATCACGGACTCGTATTCGTCCCGCAGCTCCACGGCGCGTTCCGGGTCGCACTTCAGGTTCACCCGTGCCGGGAAATCGTCCGGCACGGTGAGGGCGAACATCTTGCCGCCCACCTTGTAGACGAGCACGTCCGGGCCGAACGGCGTGGTTTCCTCCACGCCGGGCTTCGACAGGCAATGGGCGATGACGTCGGGAAGATCCATGGCCAGCGCCCTTGGCAAAAGACGATCAGAGGCCGTCCGGGTGGCGCATCACGGTGCCACCGGCGGAGCGGGTCTGTGGACGCCAACGCGGGCCATCACCACCCCCGCGGCCACCGGTATCGAGGCGCAGGCCGGCGATGGTCATGAAGACGTGGCCCTTGCGCGTGTAGATGGTGATCCACCTGCCTTCGCCCTTGTTGCCGTAGCTGAAGTAGTCCTTCGAGGTGCCGACGCCATTGAGCAGACCGGCGGAGCGCAGGACGTAGGAGACGGTGCCGGAGCAATCGTAGCCCCAGTCCTCGCCATTGGCGTGGCCACCGCCCCACTTGTAGGGTTTGCCCTGAAGACGGTTGCCCGCCTGGATGGCGCGTTTCACGGCATCGGGGGCATTGCGCGGGGCGTAGGCCATGCCGCCTTGGAGCAGCGCGGTCTTGCCGGACTCAAAGTGATAGGAAACCGGGCGCTTCGCCGGAACCTGGCTGGAGCAGGAGGACAAGCCGCCGGCCACCGGAAGGGCGAGCAGGAGCAGCAAAAAGCGTTTCATGAAAGGGGTTGTAGCCAAATTTATTAAGTTTTACAAAATATTTATAGCCGCCGGGGAAATTTTTGATCCGCGGTTGTTAGCGGCTGGATGCGGCCGAGGGCAAGCCCCGGGGTCTAACAAATTTTATGGCGCTTGGTTGCGCGGCCCCGCGCATTTTCCTCATCAGCCGAATCCCGGCCTTCCGGATTCACTGACCGGGATCTCCAGATCCTCCGGAACCGCGGGCAGCCAGGAGGCCATGCGGGGAGAGAAACGGATCTTCCAGATCAGCTTGCCCGGGCCATCGGCCTGAAAAACCGGAAGCTTTATCCGGATGGCTTGGAGAGAGCCGTCTCCCGGCTGCTGGATCTCGGCGAGGGTTTCCCGGTGGGCGACCTTCTCGTGGCCGTCCCCCGCCGAGGAGGATTTTACCCCGATGAGCAGGATGGAGAGCCGGAGCGGCTGGCCCTTGCCCTCGCGGCGACACCACCTGAACTCACCTTCATCCCCCGGGGCCATCGGTCCGGGCAGCAGCCGGACTTCATAGGTGGGAGCACGGAACTGAAGCAACCGGTTGAAGGCGGCCAGCAGGAGCCAGGTGCCGACGGCCACGAAGGGAATGAGGAAGAGATTGAGAAACACCTCGGACCGCCCGCTCCGCCACTCTGAGACCGCGACGCTCACGAATACTCCCACGATGCTGTTCCAGAAGATCGCCGCGAATCCGATTCCCAGCAACGTGGTCAAACGCTTCGTCCCGCCGCTGAGCAACACGCCTTGCTCCGTCCGGCACCCCCTCCCGGGAAGATTGAAGGAAGCCTTGAGCGCCAGCCTCCTCTGGTAGCGGGGCCACCACCACATTCCGAACAATCCACCCACGCCCACGACGGTGAACGGGATCGGAAAAAGGACCAGAATGATGCCGCCCACGATTTCCCGGTCCACCACCGCCTGCCACGGCTTACCGGGATTCACATGGCAGACGATCGGAGAACCTGCCGGATGGGACTGCAGGAAATTGCTCATGATCGTGGACTTGGTATTTAACCCTCCGAAGGCCCCGCCGAGATCATAGCGGTTCGAACGGTACTCACGCCCGGAGAAGGTATAGCGGTAGAAGAAGTCCCGTTTCACGCTGCGGTCCTCGCCGCTGCCGCGCTCCACCGTCCGGTTCCAGATCACCTGGGCGGGAACCTCCACCCAATCCCTGGCCGCGAACTTCCTCACCAAGGCGGGCACGGTCACGCCTCCGAGCATGCCGAGTCCCACGAGGGCGAAGACCGCGAAGAAGGGGATTCCGGGAAGCCTGCCCATTCCCGGCTCCGGGGATGATCCGTCATCCAATGGAGCGACCTGGGGTCCCGATCGCGCTGGCATCCGCATGATGCCGATGCCGATCAGCACGAACAAACCGCCCACCGTGGCGAAGATCAGCCCGCCCCACGCTCCTCCCGATACCCCCAGTAGCGAAGCTGCGGTGGGGTTGTTCGGATTCACCCGGCATGCCGAGGAAACTCCTTGGATGACGTCCCGCCCCGCACCGGTGCGCATCGTCTCCAAAACCTCCCCGAGATCCTCGTATGCATCGCTACCGTTCTTGTCCGGCCACAGACGATCGGAGGTATACTCGCGGCCGTCCCATGTGTAGCGGAAGCGGAGATCCGCTTGATAAGGTGGATCTTGTTTGGGATCCGCGCGGATCCCGAACCGCTCGACCACACAGGGCACCCGGTCCCAAGCGAGGTAGGAAAGGCTCTTGAAGACCGACAGCAAGCCGACCACCAGGAAGATCGAGCTGAAGAGCGTCCAGACGATGCCGAACCCCACCGACCCCGAACTCCCCGCCCTCCTGCGCTTTCCCATTCTCACGGCTGCCCTCTAACCAACCGCGGAGACACGGTCGATGGGAAACGCCCGGCGGCATTCCAATGGCCGGTCGTGACGAAACCGGGCAAGTTCGTGGAATCCCCGGGAGAGATCCACGAGACGGCACCCTCTCATGATCCGGCGGCCTTTACCTCGATTCCGTGCTCGTCCTTGGCGGTCGGGCGACGCGGGGCCTCTGTTAGAATGTGGAGCTTCCATTCGACGCGGGTTTCATCGTGGGCCTCGGACGGCCGGGCGTCGGACGGCACGGCGAACTCGATGGGGCGGATGGATTCCGCGCCCGGTGATGGAATGTCTGCAAGGGGAAGCAGGTGCAGGAGGCGGCGGCGCTTGTGTTTACCGTAGCCGCGGATTTCCGTGCACTCGAGGCGCAAGGTCAACCTGCGCACCTCGCCCCGCCCAGTGGTGCGGCGCCAAGAGAGGCTCGCGCGCCCGCCCGGGGCCAGGACGGCGGGACTCATCCGCAGCTCGAAGCGGGGGCCATTCAGGGTCAGCATCCACCGGGCCGCATGCCAGGTGAGGAAGGCACCGAAGGGGAGAAACGGCCAGGCGTCCCAACCTGCGAGGAAGACGGGCCCATAGCACATGGCGGCGAGGATGCCCAAGCCCACCGCCCCCCCCATGCGCCCGGGCGGAGCAAGGACGAGGGTTGCCGGAGGCACCGAACCGACTTCGGAGCGGGCTTGGCTGCCGCGATTCTTCCAGAGGTCCCTCCACCCCGCGACCCCGATGGCGGCGAAGGGCAGCGACAACAAGGCGAAGAACACCAACTGGCCGAGCGAGCCGGTGACAGGCTCCACCACCGCCATCCATGGCTTCGATGGGTTCACCAGACAGGTGAACGTCGAGCCCGGAGGATGAGCGTCCACTGCCTGCTGTTTGGCGGAGAAGCCGCTGGAGCCGCCTTCGCTGGCCCCATACCGGTTCGAGGCATAGGCGTGGCCTTCGAAAGTGTAACGGTAGAAGATGTCCACGCGGTAGGTGGTGCCGCGGCCATGGGAGACGCCGACACGGCTCCAGACGACCTCGGCCGGCACCGGCACCCACCGGCGGGCCTGCACCGAACGGACGATTCCGGGAACGACAAAGGCTCCGAGCACGCCGAAACCGATCAGCCCGAAGAAGCTCACCAGGGCCAACTGCATCCACTTCCCGAAGGTGTCCCGGAACGCGCACACGCCGATCGCGAGGAACAGCGCGCCCATCCCGGCCATCAGCACGCCAATCCATCCATCACCGGTGCGAACCAGAATGGCCTGATCCGGGTCCGCGGGATTCACACGGCATTCGGTGGCAGTGCCAGCAATCACCTCGCGGCCCGCGCTCAGGCGCAGCGTTTCCCGGATCTCGGCAATCGATTCGTATGCATCGCGGCCATCGGCTGCGCCCCACAGCCGGGTGCCGAGTTTCTCCTGCCCCTCCCACCTGTAGCGAAAGGCAAGATCCGGTTGAAACGCCGGAGTGTGGGTTGGGTCCGCGGCGATTTCGAAGCGCTCGATGATACAGGGCACCTTGGTCCAGCTGAACTTCGAAAACTCCGTCCACGTGTGCCAGATTCCCAGCCCCACGAATATCGACGACACGAGGAACCACAGCCCCATGAAGGCAAACGCGCCCCACGACTTGGAGCCCGAGCGGTTGATCACCCCTGACACGGCTGCGATCTAACGGACCCTGATGGCGGGGTCCATGGAAAACGCGGATGGTGCCGCCAGGCACGGAGGAGAGGTACCTGTCTCCGGGGCCAGCGGTATTCAACGAACAACTCGCTCCAGCGACTTCCGATGCTTCCACAGGAACCGCAATAAGAAGATACCACCGCCGGAGATGGCGAGGCAGAGGGTCCAATACGCCACTGCACCGCCGATCCCTCTCTCCACCACCGCCATCCACGGCTTCCGGGGATTCACCAAGCAGGTGACGGTCGAGCCCACCGGATGCGCCCGCACGGCAGCCTTCTTGGCTCCGTCCGTGAAAATACTGCCGCGGATCAGTTCATACCGATCCGATTCAAAGTCGTGCCCCTCGAAGCGATAGATATAGCGGACGTCGATTTCCAGATGGGCGTGTTTTCCCCGCCCCTCGATCACCGTGCCGATGGAGGTGATCCGGGCTGGAACTTCGGGCCAATCACGGGCGGCGAATACCGCATAGAGGTCCGGCATCATCCCCCCAATCACCAGCACCGAGCCGGTCGTGGCAAAAAGCCCGCCCGCCAGCCACAGAATGGCCACCCGCGGGTTCATCGCCTTTGGAGCGCCGGGTGCGCGCGTGCGCTCCGGGAGCCCGAGCTCGATCAGCATCACGCCGATGGCCACGAAGAACCCGATGAAGAACAAGGGAAAGAGCAGCCCCCAATTCACCGACCCGAACCCGTAAGCCATCTGGGAGAGCAGGGGACTCAAGGCCCCCAGCCACAGAAACACCAAGCTGATCAGGGTGAAAACGACGCCGAAGATCAGGGTACGCCAATCAATCTTCTTTCTCCTCTTTTTCTTTTTCGCCACGGAATGCCTCCGTCTAGCAGCGGCCGGATCCCCAGGCGACGGGAATCAAGCCTGCTGTTTCAACCGACCCGCCGCTCGGGCAGGTCGAGCATGGGCAGGTCGCAGCGATCCAAATTACGGAGGGGGAGTGTGTAGCCATCACGAACGACCAAGCCGCAGCGGTAACGGGCCTGGAGTTGGATCCCCCATTCCAAGCTTGCCCCTGCCTCCAGAGCAACGGACGGGAGCGAGATCGGGATGGGGGAGGCGGATCGCTCTTCAGGACACGGAACGTTCGCCAGTTCCTCCCGGTGAAACCGATCGGTCACGGTCTGCGAGGGAGACTGCCCGGCGGCCGACTGAATGGTTTTCACTCCGACGAGCTCGAAGGTGAACTGTCGGACGGGCCAGGTGCCGCGACGCCGGTGCCATTGGAAGGACGTGGCGCCGCCCTTGCGGGGGGATGGTTCGAGGCACAGGTCGAAGGTCGGGGCAAAACAACCAAGGACCTGTTGCAGCGAGCGCCAGGCCACGGCGGCTCCCGCGACCACCGCACCTCCTGTGACCAGGAGGAGAATCCACGGAGCTTTGCCTTTGGCCCATTCCTGCCAGGCCACCCCGACAAAGGTCCATGCCAGACAGTTCATCGCGATGGCACCCACCACGACCGGAATGGCATCGCGAACCCGGCCTGTGCCTCCCGGCAGGATCACCCGGCCCAGATCATCCTGTGTGGGGGTGGATCGAATGGCCGCTCGCGCGGAAAGTTTTCCGTACAGGATGCCTCCGACGCCAATCGCGAGGAAGGGCCACGGAAACAGCCAGACATACCACGGACTTTCTC comes from Luteolibacter sp. LG18 and encodes:
- the recO gene encoding DNA repair protein RecO — its product is MEQSPAILIRLTKLTDTSLIVHWLTEEAGVVKTVARGAKRPGGPFTGKLDLFFGGEIAWEPAKRGELHLLKEIAISAWRTGLRKSYAATLLAGYCCRLIEQGVEPGHPEPELFDLLRRALDHIDEKGASERAMRHFERELARLFGVSNDQRAPDAALRDAIGDLPSIRRDLIERLAGFGDFGSSGAPSGVNDV
- a CDS encoding tetratricopeptide repeat protein codes for the protein MNSPTATLIGILRERVDALRQGGDLDEALHAANAAVERAQYELSSDFDSIDNFATCLEIRAEILRELGRYEPARDDYRQAIDQLDSRLDRLDQIGRLYAGLGAVYDALGDEMKAFSTWEKAIDCFEKHDPPLLLDVASLANNLGVIKKAAGNHDAAESYFLRALEILHAHVGSTNEETAAVSNNLGALYLSAGFTEQAREMHMMALEARRQLFGEYHPDTAQSHNNLALALLQTGDRAWAKRHFEKALAAFEALGVQYADDLEAVSSNYCDFLREDGEAGLAEVIDQRVQASLGRV
- a CDS encoding MmcQ/YjbR family DNA-binding protein, giving the protein MDLPDVIAHCLSKPGVEETTPFGPDVLVYKVGGKMFALTVPDDFPARVNLKCDPERAVELRDEYESVIPGYHMNKRHWNTVILNGALPPKLVRELIDHSYDLVVASLPKKKR
- a CDS encoding peptidoglycan endopeptidase, coding for MKRFLLLLLALPVAGGLSSCSSQVPAKRPVSYHFESGKTALLQGGMAYAPRNAPDAVKRAIQAGNRLQGKPYKWGGGHANGEDWGYDCSGTVSYVLRSAGLLNGVGTSKDYFSYGNKGEGRWITIYTRKGHVFMTIAGLRLDTGGRGGGDGPRWRPQTRSAGGTVMRHPDGL
- a CDS encoding DUF3592 domain-containing protein translates to MGKRRRAGSSGSVGFGIVWTLFSSIFLVVGLLSVFKSLSYLAWDRVPCVVERFGIRADPKQDPPYQADLRFRYTWDGREYTSDRLWPDKNGSDAYEDLGEVLETMRTGAGRDVIQGVSSACRVNPNNPTAASLLGVSGGAWGGLIFATVGGLFVLIGIGIMRMPARSGPQVAPLDDGSSPEPGMGRLPGIPFFAVFALVGLGMLGGVTVPALVRKFAARDWVEVPAQVIWNRTVERGSGEDRSVKRDFFYRYTFSGREYRSNRYDLGGAFGGLNTKSTIMSNFLQSHPAGSPIVCHVNPGKPWQAVVDREIVGGIILVLFPIPFTVVGVGGLFGMWWWPRYQRRLALKASFNLPGRGCRTEQGVLLSGGTKRLTTLLGIGFAAIFWNSIVGVFVSVAVSEWRSGRSEVFLNLFLIPFVAVGTWLLLAAFNRLLQFRAPTYEVRLLPGPMAPGDEGEFRWCRREGKGQPLRLSILLIGVKSSSAGDGHEKVAHRETLAEIQQPGDGSLQAIRIKLPVFQADGPGKLIWKIRFSPRMASWLPAVPEDLEIPVSESGRPGFG
- a CDS encoding DUF3592 domain-containing protein; the encoded protein is MSGVINRSGSKSWGAFAFMGLWFLVSSIFVGLGIWHTWTEFSKFSWTKVPCIIERFEIAADPTHTPAFQPDLAFRYRWEGQEKLGTRLWGAADGRDAYESIAEIRETLRLSAGREVIAGTATECRVNPADPDQAILVRTGDGWIGVLMAGMGALFLAIGVCAFRDTFGKWMQLALVSFFGLIGFGVLGAFVVPGIVRSVQARRWVPVPAEVVWSRVGVSHGRGTTYRVDIFYRYTFEGHAYASNRYGASEGGSSGFSAKQQAVDAHPPGSTFTCLVNPSKPWMAVVEPVTGSLGQLVFFALLSLPFAAIGVAGWRDLWKNRGSQARSEVGSVPPATLVLAPPGRMGGAVGLGILAAMCYGPVFLAGWDAWPFLPFGAFLTWHAARWMLTLNGPRFELRMSPAVLAPGGRASLSWRRTTGRGEVRRLTLRLECTEIRGYGKHKRRRLLHLLPLADIPSPGAESIRPIEFAVPSDARPSEAHDETRVEWKLHILTEAPRRPTAKDEHGIEVKAAGS
- a CDS encoding DUF3592 domain-containing protein yields the protein MSPLLSQMAYGFGSVNWGLLFPLFFIGFFVAIGVMLIELGLPERTRAPGAPKAMNPRVAILWLAGGLFATTGSVLVIGGMMPDLYAVFAARDWPEVPARITSIGTVIEGRGKHAHLEIDVRYIYRFEGHDFESDRYELIRGSIFTDGAKKAAVRAHPVGSTVTCLVNPRKPWMAVVERGIGGAVAYWTLCLAISGGGIFLLRFLWKHRKSLERVVR